A part of Jiangella alba genomic DNA contains:
- a CDS encoding extracellular solute-binding protein, with protein MKTAAVRWSALALTAGLVFAGCAQGTSDSSDDETGGSGTTFDPEAELSGELDVMGFGAGDEIGQTRVDLANAAIAPATVKLIEGDLDIQQFLSAIASGEPPELVYANRDQIGTFASRGAIIPLDACIDGEGIDTSIYREPALNQVTFDGSIYGIPEFNQVQITQANADLLAAAGLTLDDVNGSDWDAITAANQAMYVGSGGSLSVIGYDSKLPEFLPLWARANGADLLSEDGRTAQLDDPKVVEALEWAVGIYDAQGGFGTVKAYRDSADFFGAGNQFATNVLGAMPMEQWYVNVLNDVSPDAPMAFDTVRDREGEPLAYASGSAWAIPKGSENPEAACRFIKTMTETDSWIAAAQARVDLREAEGKPFTGLLTGNAEADQQIQDQFVTPSGDAKWDAAVQATYDANDHTFTLPANPADAEFKTAWQDAVNRVLNGQQEPADALAQAQDEAQKVLDEAWSTWDEREEG; from the coding sequence ATGAAGACAGCAGCCGTCAGGTGGAGCGCACTGGCGCTGACGGCCGGCCTGGTGTTCGCCGGGTGCGCTCAGGGCACCAGCGACTCGTCCGACGACGAGACCGGTGGCAGCGGCACCACGTTCGACCCCGAAGCGGAACTGAGCGGTGAGCTCGACGTCATGGGGTTCGGCGCCGGCGACGAGATCGGCCAGACCCGCGTCGACCTCGCCAACGCGGCCATCGCTCCGGCGACGGTCAAGCTGATCGAGGGCGACCTCGACATTCAGCAGTTCCTGTCGGCCATCGCCAGCGGCGAGCCACCGGAGCTGGTCTACGCGAACCGCGACCAGATCGGCACCTTCGCCTCCCGCGGCGCGATCATCCCGCTCGACGCATGCATCGACGGCGAGGGCATCGACACCTCCATCTACCGCGAGCCGGCGCTGAACCAGGTGACCTTCGACGGCAGCATCTACGGCATTCCGGAGTTCAACCAGGTGCAGATCACCCAGGCCAACGCCGATCTGCTGGCCGCCGCCGGCCTGACGCTCGACGACGTCAACGGCTCGGACTGGGACGCGATCACCGCCGCCAACCAGGCGATGTACGTCGGCAGCGGCGGTTCGCTGTCCGTCATCGGCTACGACAGCAAGCTGCCCGAGTTCCTGCCGCTGTGGGCCAGGGCCAACGGCGCCGACCTGCTCTCCGAGGACGGCCGGACGGCACAGCTGGACGACCCGAAGGTGGTCGAGGCGCTGGAGTGGGCCGTCGGCATCTACGACGCCCAGGGCGGCTTCGGCACGGTGAAGGCGTACCGCGACTCCGCCGACTTCTTCGGCGCGGGCAACCAGTTCGCCACCAACGTGCTCGGTGCGATGCCGATGGAGCAGTGGTACGTCAACGTGCTCAACGACGTCTCGCCGGACGCGCCGATGGCCTTCGACACCGTCCGTGACCGCGAGGGCGAGCCGCTGGCGTACGCGTCGGGCTCGGCGTGGGCGATCCCGAAGGGCAGCGAGAACCCCGAGGCGGCCTGCCGGTTCATCAAGACGATGACCGAGACCGACAGCTGGATCGCCGCCGCACAGGCCCGCGTCGATCTGCGCGAGGCCGAGGGCAAGCCGTTCACCGGCCTGCTCACCGGCAACGCAGAGGCGGACCAGCAGATCCAGGACCAGTTCGTCACGCCCAGCGGCGACGCCAAGTGGGACGCGGCGGTCCAGGCCACCTACGACGCCAACGACCACACGTTCACGCTGCCGGCCAACCCGGCCGACGCGGAGTTCAAGACCGCCTGGCAGGACGCCGTCAACCGCGTCCTCAACGGGCAGCAGGAGCCCGCGGACGCCCTGGCCCAGGCCCAGGACGAAGCACAGAAGGTGCTGGACGAGGCGTGGTCGACCTGGGACGAGCGGGAAGAGGGCTGA
- a CDS encoding ABC transporter permease subunit, with translation MSRRRETRAALLFISPWIVGFLIFTLWPIIYSGYLSLTDYDVINSPNFVGLENYEELFRDPKIRTALWNTFIFTVIQVPLYCVVSLALALLLDKAGRASGFFRTAFFLPKMTPPVAVGILLLLLFNGQEGMINGVLGWFGIDGPAWTTDPNWVKPGLILMSLWSVGSSVIILLAALRNVPQELYDSAKVDGAGWWQQTRKITVPMISGALFFIFIVNTIAGFQTFTEAYTAFFGSGNTTYSNDAALFYVIYLFRQAFEFLNMGYASAMAWLLFVIIMIFTAIQIKVSRRFVYYEGEQR, from the coding sequence ATCAGCCGCCGGCGGGAGACGCGTGCGGCGCTGCTGTTCATCAGCCCGTGGATCGTCGGGTTCCTGATCTTCACGCTGTGGCCGATCATCTACAGCGGCTATCTGTCGCTGACCGACTACGACGTGATCAACAGCCCGAACTTCGTCGGGCTGGAGAACTACGAGGAGCTGTTCCGCGACCCGAAGATCAGGACGGCGCTGTGGAACACGTTCATCTTCACGGTCATCCAGGTGCCGCTGTACTGCGTGGTGTCGCTGGCGCTCGCACTGCTGCTGGACAAGGCCGGGCGGGCGTCCGGGTTCTTCCGCACGGCGTTCTTCCTGCCGAAGATGACGCCGCCGGTTGCCGTCGGGATCCTGCTCCTGCTGCTGTTCAACGGGCAGGAGGGGATGATCAACGGGGTGCTCGGCTGGTTCGGCATCGACGGGCCGGCGTGGACGACGGACCCGAACTGGGTGAAGCCCGGCCTGATCCTGATGAGCCTGTGGTCGGTCGGGTCGTCGGTGATCATCCTGCTGGCGGCGCTGCGCAACGTGCCGCAGGAGCTCTACGACTCCGCGAAGGTCGACGGCGCCGGCTGGTGGCAGCAGACCCGGAAGATCACCGTCCCGATGATCAGCGGCGCGCTGTTCTTCATCTTCATCGTCAACACCATCGCCGGGTTCCAGACCTTCACCGAGGCGTATACGGCGTTCTTCGGGTCGGGCAACACGACCTACAGCAACGACGCGGCGCTGTTCTACGTGATCTACCTGTTCCGCCAGGCGTTCGAGTTCCTGAACATGGGCTACGCCTCGGCGATGGCCTGGCTGCTGTTCGTGATCATCATGATCTTCACCGCGATCCAGATCAAGGTCAGCCGGCGGTTCGTCTACTACGAGGGTGAGCAGCGATGA
- a CDS encoding four-carbon acid sugar kinase family protein, which produces MTVLRLGVVADDVTGACDLAGVVTAAGLPASVLFGPPSPSDVPPDGAECVVVALRTRTAPVASAVAESVAAGRWLLSHGAQRLYQKYCSTFDSTAAGNIGPIADALAGLVGGRSVGTPATPAVGRTVYQGHLFVDGRLLSESPLRDHPLTPMTNADLVRLLSAQTPRPVGLVRWPSAGVAGFSAAEHVLLDALTDADLDRHAALLADGPDLLGGASGLAGALARHWAALAPSPPSRPETRRSAPSAAASAGNSRPDKAHPDVARPDIARPDKARTDVARPDDARTDITRPDSAHPDSAHPDDARPDIARPDDARSVNVGSGDSDTPPGRVGGPPYGRAPTHSAATTRPPLVSAPQAGSLRTPGDWPVLPPGGRVVLAGSCSARTREQIAAFDGPVIRIAVGDLAADSAADPAAGTATGTAAHHGPDPATGTAAHHRPDATTDAATGTAADRVAGPARAVTIAVGEALAALPKGPVVVTTSLPPEELRAVQERHGRDRGAALAERALAAVASALADAGVRRFLVAGGETSGAVTEALGIRQVRIGAQVAPGVPWTVSTGPRPVALLLKSGNFGPPDLFTTAWEVGP; this is translated from the coding sequence GTGACGGTGCTGCGGCTCGGCGTCGTGGCCGACGACGTGACCGGCGCCTGCGACCTCGCCGGCGTCGTGACGGCGGCCGGCCTGCCCGCGTCGGTACTGTTCGGCCCGCCGTCGCCGTCGGACGTGCCCCCGGACGGCGCCGAGTGTGTCGTCGTCGCGCTGCGGACCCGGACGGCGCCGGTCGCCTCCGCCGTCGCAGAGTCGGTGGCGGCCGGGCGGTGGCTGCTCTCGCATGGAGCTCAGCGGCTGTACCAGAAGTACTGCTCGACGTTCGATTCGACGGCCGCCGGGAACATCGGGCCGATCGCCGACGCGCTGGCCGGGCTGGTGGGTGGGCGATCCGTCGGCACACCGGCCACGCCCGCCGTCGGCCGGACCGTCTACCAGGGCCACCTCTTCGTCGACGGGCGACTGCTGTCGGAGTCGCCGCTACGCGACCACCCGCTGACCCCGATGACCAACGCCGACCTCGTGCGGCTGCTCTCGGCCCAGACGCCGCGGCCGGTCGGGCTCGTGCGCTGGCCCTCCGCGGGGGTCGCGGGGTTCTCGGCTGCTGAGCATGTGCTGCTGGACGCCCTCACCGACGCCGACCTCGACCGTCACGCCGCTCTCCTCGCCGACGGCCCCGACCTCCTCGGCGGCGCGTCCGGCCTGGCCGGCGCGCTGGCCCGGCACTGGGCCGCGCTGGCGCCGTCACCGCCGTCGCGGCCCGAGACCCGGCGCAGTGCGCCCTCCGCTGCCGCCTCTGCTGGCAACTCCCGTCCCGACAAGGCCCATCCCGACGTAGCTCGTCCCGACATAGCTCGTCCCGACAAGGCCCGCACCGACGTAGCTCGTCCCGACGACGCCCGCACCGACATAACTCGTCCCGACAGTGCCCATCCCGACAGTGCCCATCCCGACGACGCCCGCCCCGACATAGCTCGCCCCGACGACGCCCGTTCCGTCAACGTCGGTTCCGGCGACAGTGACACCCCGCCCGGCCGGGTGGGAGGCCCACCCTACGGGCGGGCACCGACACACTCCGCCGCGACGACCCGGCCACCTCTGGTTTCGGCGCCGCAGGCCGGGTCGCTGCGGACGCCGGGTGACTGGCCGGTGCTGCCACCGGGCGGCCGTGTCGTGCTGGCGGGCAGTTGCTCCGCGCGGACCCGCGAGCAGATCGCCGCGTTCGACGGGCCGGTCATCCGGATTGCCGTCGGCGACCTCGCAGCCGACTCCGCCGCCGATCCGGCGGCCGGCACAGCCACCGGCACCGCAGCCCATCACGGGCCCGACCCAGCCACCGGCACCGCAGCCCACCACAGGCCCGACGCGACCACCGACGCGGCCACCGGCACCGCAGCCGACCGCGTGGCCGGCCCAGCCCGCGCCGTCACGATCGCCGTCGGCGAGGCATTGGCGGCACTCCCCAAAGGTCCGGTCGTCGTCACAACCTCGCTGCCGCCCGAGGAACTGCGCGCCGTCCAGGAACGACACGGCCGGGACCGGGGCGCGGCGTTGGCCGAGCGGGCCCTCGCCGCCGTCGCAAGCGCGCTCGCCGACGCGGGCGTGCGCCGGTTCCTCGTCGCCGGCGGCGAGACGTCCGGCGC
- a CDS encoding DeoR/GlpR family DNA-binding transcription regulator: MRYTDAPRRRDELLRRLRTTGYLSAAHAAADLDVSEMTIRRDLRQLEVDGVAVRVTGGARLPDGDGVPFELRADRSAAGKAAVARAVAKLLPDGATVALDSGTTVARLAELLPAGLTVVTHSVPVVTVCAARPDLRLIGLGGVFNPATRSFGGPAVRAALSDIVVDVAVLSATAVGPSGVFCADPYDAETKRALAAAARSVVVAADGSKLAARAPIRFASLESVSTLVTDASADVAAVRAAGARVIQA, translated from the coding sequence GTGCGCTACACCGACGCGCCGCGCCGTCGCGACGAGCTGCTGCGACGCCTGCGGACGACCGGCTACCTGTCCGCGGCCCACGCGGCGGCCGACCTGGACGTCTCGGAGATGACGATCCGGCGCGACCTGCGGCAGCTCGAGGTCGACGGGGTCGCCGTGCGGGTCACCGGCGGCGCGCGGCTGCCCGACGGCGACGGTGTGCCGTTCGAGCTGCGCGCGGACCGCTCCGCCGCGGGGAAGGCCGCGGTGGCCCGGGCGGTGGCGAAGCTGCTGCCGGACGGTGCGACGGTGGCGCTGGACTCCGGAACGACGGTCGCCCGGCTGGCCGAGCTACTGCCCGCCGGGCTCACCGTCGTCACGCATTCAGTGCCGGTCGTGACGGTGTGCGCGGCGCGGCCGGACCTGCGGCTGATCGGGCTCGGCGGGGTCTTCAACCCGGCGACACGGTCGTTCGGCGGGCCGGCGGTGCGTGCCGCGTTGTCGGACATCGTGGTGGACGTCGCTGTGCTGTCGGCGACCGCAGTCGGGCCGTCCGGCGTGTTCTGCGCCGACCCGTACGACGCCGAGACGAAGCGTGCGCTGGCCGCGGCGGCGCGGTCGGTCGTCGTGGCGGCCGACGGGTCCAAGCTGGCGGCGCGGGCGCCGATCCGGTTCGCGTCCTTGGAATCCGTGTCGACGCTGGTCACCGACGCGTCCGCGGATGTCGCGGCGGTCCGGGCTGCGGGGGCGCGGGTGATCCAGGCGTGA